One Deltaproteobacteria bacterium genomic window carries:
- a CDS encoding type IV pilus twitching motility protein PilT, with the protein MVSMHEMLSVMYEKGASDLHITTGIAPTIRVDGRLIPLPAEPLTPPDTKRLCYSILTEAQKQRFEEEKELDLSFGVKGMSRFRANIYLQRGAVAGAFRTIPFRVRSFDELGLPNVLKELCKKPRGLLLVTGPTGSGKSTTLAAMIDKVNMERQEHIVTIEDPIEYLHPHKKCLVNQREVNADTQTFKKALKHILRQDPDIVLIGEMRDLETIEAALTVAETGHLVFATLHTNSCVQTINRILDVFPPYQQPQVRAQLSFVLEGVVSQILIPKASGTGRALCLEIMIPNPAIRNLIREEKIHQIYSQMQVGQAKFGMQTMNQSLLAAYLRRDITLEDAVGRSSDPDEFRNLLTAAQNAASQGAGRRTQV; encoded by the coding sequence ATGGTATCGATGCATGAGATGCTGAGCGTCATGTACGAGAAGGGCGCTTCCGACCTGCACATCACCACGGGGATCGCCCCCACCATACGCGTGGACGGACGGCTGATCCCGCTGCCGGCCGAGCCGCTTACACCGCCGGACACCAAGCGGCTTTGCTACAGCATCCTCACCGAGGCGCAGAAGCAGCGTTTCGAGGAGGAGAAGGAGCTCGATCTTTCCTTCGGAGTGAAGGGGATGAGCCGCTTCCGCGCCAATATCTACTTGCAGCGGGGGGCCGTCGCCGGCGCCTTCAGGACCATCCCGTTCCGCGTCCGCTCGTTCGACGAGCTGGGGCTCCCGAACGTCCTGAAGGAGCTGTGCAAGAAGCCGAGGGGCCTGCTGCTGGTGACGGGGCCCACCGGATCCGGCAAGTCGACGACGCTGGCTGCGATGATCGACAAGGTCAACATGGAGCGGCAGGAACACATCGTCACCATCGAGGATCCGATCGAATACCTTCATCCGCACAAGAAGTGCCTTGTCAACCAGCGGGAAGTGAACGCGGACACGCAGACGTTCAAAAAGGCCCTGAAGCACATATTGCGGCAGGATCCGGACATCGTGCTCATCGGTGAGATGAGGGACCTGGAGACGATCGAGGCGGCGCTGACGGTGGCGGAAACGGGACACCTGGTCTTCGCCACGCTTCACACGAATTCATGCGTCCAGACGATAAACCGCATCCTCGACGTGTTCCCCCCGTACCAGCAGCCGCAGGTGAGGGCGCAGCTGTCGTTCGTCCTCGAGGGAGTGGTATCGCAGATCCTCATACCCAAGGCTTCGGGGACCGGGCGGGCGCTTTGCCTCGAGATCATGATCCCCAATCCGGCCATCCGTAACCTGATCCGCGAGGAGAAGATCCACCAGATCTACTCCCAGATGCAGGTGGGGCAGGCCAAGTTCGGGATGCAGACGATGAACCAGTCGCTGCTCGCCGCGTATCTCCGGCGCGACATCACGCTGGAGGACGCCGTCGGCAGGAGTTCCGATCCCGACGAGTTCCGCAATCTCCTGACCGCCGCGCAGAATGCGGCGTCGCAGGGGGCGGGTCGCAGGACGCAGGTGTAA
- a CDS encoding type II secretion system F family protein, giving the protein MPKFVWEGKTKAGRTLTGEIEAPNEAFVLAQLRRQQVVPVKVKPKGADLRFRMPGFGGKVTQRELAIFTRQFATMIDAGLPLVQCLDILGMQQENQTFKKIIMKAKEDVESGSTFADALAKHPKTFDELFINLVQAGEVGGILDTILSRLAAHIEKALRLAKKIKGAMVYPATIVAVAVVVTVVLLVYVIPIFGKMFQDFGQALPAPTQMVLAMSEATRKYFFVAVIFVALAVVALRWYRNTENGRRNIDRLFLRLPIVGPLLRKIAVARFARTLGTMVSSGVPILESMDIVAKSAGNRIIEEAILKARMSISEGKTIAEPLADSKVFPAMVTQMVSVGEATGALDTMLNKIAEFYDEEVDMAVDALTSLLEPLLMVFLGVVIGGLVVAMYLPIFKLAGVVGG; this is encoded by the coding sequence ATGCCGAAATTCGTCTGGGAAGGAAAAACCAAGGCGGGGCGTACCCTGACGGGGGAAATCGAGGCGCCCAACGAGGCGTTCGTCCTTGCCCAGCTTCGCAGGCAGCAGGTAGTTCCCGTCAAGGTGAAGCCGAAAGGCGCGGATCTTCGTTTCCGGATGCCGGGATTCGGAGGCAAGGTCACTCAGCGGGAGCTTGCCATCTTCACCCGCCAATTCGCCACGATGATCGACGCGGGCCTTCCCCTCGTCCAGTGCCTCGACATCCTCGGCATGCAGCAGGAAAATCAGACGTTCAAGAAGATCATCATGAAGGCGAAGGAGGACGTGGAGAGCGGGTCGACATTCGCCGACGCCCTTGCGAAGCACCCGAAGACCTTCGACGAGCTTTTCATCAACCTGGTCCAGGCGGGGGAGGTCGGCGGGATCCTCGACACGATCCTCTCGCGGCTTGCGGCCCACATCGAGAAGGCGCTGCGGCTCGCAAAGAAGATCAAGGGCGCGATGGTATACCCGGCCACAATCGTCGCCGTGGCGGTCGTCGTCACCGTGGTGCTCCTTGTGTACGTCATTCCGATCTTCGGAAAGATGTTCCAGGATTTCGGACAGGCGCTTCCGGCTCCCACGCAGATGGTCCTCGCAATGAGCGAAGCGACCCGTAAATACTTTTTCGTGGCCGTCATCTTCGTGGCTTTGGCCGTCGTCGCCCTGCGCTGGTACCGCAACACCGAAAACGGGCGCCGGAACATCGACCGGCTCTTCCTGCGGCTGCCGATCGTGGGCCCCCTCCTCCGTAAGATTGCGGTCGCCCGGTTTGCGCGCACCCTGGGGACGATGGTGAGCAGCGGCGTCCCCATCCTGGAAAGCATGGACATCGTCGCGAAGTCGGCGGGCAACCGGATCATCGAGGAAGCTATCCTCAAGGCGAGGATGAGCATCAGCGAAGGAAAGACGATCGCCGAGCCCCTGGCCGACAGCAAGGTTTTCCCCGCGATGGTGACGCAAATGGTGTCCGTCGGAGAGGCGACCGGCGCTCTCGACACCATGCTGAACAAGATCGCGGAGTTCTACGACGAAGAGGTGGACATGGCCGTTGACGCCCTTACCTCCCTCCTCGAGCCGCTCCTCATGGTCTTCCTCGGGGTCGTCATCGGGGGCCTCGTCGTTGCGATGTACCTGCCGATCTTCAAGCTGGCAGGCGTCGTCGGCGGATAA
- a CDS encoding PAS domain S-box protein, whose amino-acid sequence MAESRREAAAGGRNLLLVRTGITFALLASVVSVHFQEPELILAGGFKYLYAAVVLSYGWLLLRFALWGSSDPTAAVSVVQAAVDVAFVSVIVFATGLYDSVFAFMYVVVILLGSFELFLKGAMVWAVLSAVSYVSMLYLQKQGILTPPGVETVHLAWAQFIRTSLTNSIGFLLTGLLSGLLGEDIRRTRQRVIAREDDLQKLESFHKHVIENIPSGILTADTRGRVNLMNDMACGILGVSRAEARGKRVEEVLSGLELADPRGESRLPRPEISFRRPDGSEIFLGFSSSPLKDAEGGVIGRVVIFQDLTPVKQMEERIRISDRLAGVGELAAGLAHEIRNPLASIAGSSQMLRESPELTDDSRTLLGIIERESMRLNGLISDFLAYTGPSLRNIGTVNISDMIGDVAEAVRTGDAREKGVAVENLCNRDLLVDGDAEQLKQVLWNLVRNAVQATPAGGHVRLDLFPQVRHGERYAVTTVSDTGKGIDPSHTAKIFNPFFTTKEGGTGLGLAISQRIVQIHRGFIEVRSEPGHGSIFSVFLPEKANDEETGGSSV is encoded by the coding sequence TTGGCGGAGAGTCGGCGGGAGGCGGCGGCGGGGGGGCGCAACCTCCTTCTGGTGCGCACCGGGATCACCTTCGCGCTCCTGGCGTCGGTGGTTTCGGTCCATTTCCAGGAGCCGGAGCTCATCCTCGCGGGCGGGTTCAAGTACCTGTACGCCGCCGTGGTCCTTTCCTACGGCTGGCTCCTCCTCCGGTTCGCGCTTTGGGGAAGCTCCGATCCGACGGCCGCGGTATCTGTGGTGCAAGCCGCGGTGGACGTGGCGTTCGTGTCCGTCATCGTCTTCGCCACCGGGCTCTACGACAGCGTCTTCGCCTTCATGTACGTCGTCGTCATCCTCCTGGGAAGCTTCGAGCTTTTTCTCAAGGGAGCGATGGTCTGGGCCGTTCTCTCGGCCGTATCCTACGTGTCGATGCTGTACCTGCAAAAGCAGGGGATCCTGACGCCTCCCGGCGTCGAGACCGTGCATCTCGCATGGGCGCAGTTCATCCGCACCTCCCTTACGAATTCCATCGGATTCCTGCTGACAGGGCTGCTCTCCGGCCTGCTGGGAGAGGACATCCGCAGGACGAGACAGCGCGTAATAGCCCGTGAAGACGATCTGCAGAAACTGGAGTCGTTTCACAAGCACGTGATCGAGAACATCCCCTCCGGCATCCTGACGGCGGACACCAGGGGAAGGGTGAACCTCATGAACGACATGGCGTGCGGCATCCTGGGCGTCAGCCGGGCGGAGGCACGCGGCAAGCGCGTCGAGGAGGTCCTGTCCGGATTGGAGCTCGCGGATCCGCGCGGCGAGTCGCGATTGCCGCGTCCCGAGATATCCTTCCGGCGGCCGGACGGCTCGGAAATATTTCTGGGATTTTCCTCCTCTCCCCTCAAGGACGCGGAGGGCGGGGTGATCGGCCGCGTCGTGATCTTCCAGGACCTGACGCCGGTGAAGCAGATGGAGGAGCGGATCCGCATATCCGACAGGCTTGCGGGCGTCGGAGAGCTGGCCGCCGGCCTTGCCCATGAGATCCGGAACCCCCTCGCGTCGATCGCCGGGTCCTCGCAGATGCTGCGCGAATCGCCCGAACTTACCGACGATTCCCGCACGCTCCTGGGCATCATCGAGCGGGAAAGCATGCGGCTGAACGGCCTCATTTCCGATTTCCTCGCATACACCGGCCCCTCGCTGCGCAACATAGGTACTGTTAATATATCGGACATGATAGGCGACGTAGCCGAAGCCGTCAGGACCGGAGACGCGCGGGAAAAGGGAGTGGCCGTGGAGAACCTCTGCAACCGTGACCTGTTAGTCGACGGAGACGCCGAGCAGCTCAAACAGGTGCTGTGGAACCTCGTGAGGAACGCCGTGCAGGCCACACCCGCAGGAGGGCATGTGCGTCTGGACCTGTTCCCCCAGGTCCGGCACGGGGAACGGTACGCCGTGACGACTGTAAGCGACACCGGCAAGGGGATCGATCCCTCCCACACGGCAAAGATATTCAACCCCTTCTTTACGACCAAGGAAGGTGGAACGGGACTGGGCCTGGCGATATCGCAGAGAATCGTCCAGATCCACCGGGGATTCATCGAGGTGCGTTCCGAGCCCGGGCACGGGAGCATCTTCTCCGTGTTTCTACCCGAAAAGGCGAATGATGAGGAAACCGGCGGTTCCTCCGTCTGA
- the trmFO gene encoding methylenetetrahydrofolate--tRNA-(uracil(54)-C(5))-methyltransferase (FADH(2)-oxidizing) TrmFO, whose translation MRKPAVPPSEGAVVVVGAGLAGSEAALVLSAAGIPVELVEMRPAVSSAAHRTGWFGELVCSNSLGSEEQSSGKGLLKAELLELGSNLIHLARRARVPAGKALAVDREMFGRMVTEAVCTRTGIRLTASEARSIPDAPIVILACGPLPSEALSASMASFLGDAGCYFYDAISPIVDASTIDREEAFTADRYGAGEGDYLNLPMTRERYESFLAELLAARTVPAREFEEERYFESCMPLETMARRGPETLLYGPLRPVGLRDPRTGRTPYAVVQLRKENAAGTMLNLVGFQTRLAYPEQERVFSMIPGLSRAKFLRHGSVHRNAFIDAPRHLHPWLECKKRPGLFFAGQISGVEGYVESIAAGLVAAVSAAERAEGRDPVPFPGISMTGALLRHISSPGAGAFQPMNANFGLLPEPSLGKKRERKARQAEAALSAIADFRKSFFKFNPLCVT comes from the coding sequence ATGAGGAAACCGGCGGTTCCTCCGTCTGAAGGAGCGGTCGTCGTCGTGGGGGCTGGGCTGGCGGGCTCCGAAGCCGCTCTGGTCCTTTCCGCGGCGGGGATCCCGGTGGAGCTGGTCGAGATGCGTCCGGCGGTTTCCTCCGCGGCGCATCGGACGGGGTGGTTCGGCGAGCTGGTGTGCAGCAATTCCCTGGGCTCCGAGGAGCAGTCGTCCGGCAAGGGGCTCCTGAAGGCGGAGCTGCTGGAATTGGGATCGAACCTGATCCATCTTGCCCGGCGGGCGCGCGTTCCGGCGGGGAAAGCGCTGGCGGTGGACCGCGAGATGTTCGGCAGGATGGTCACGGAGGCGGTCTGCACCCGCACCGGCATACGCCTTACGGCATCCGAGGCCCGGTCGATACCCGATGCGCCGATCGTCATCCTCGCGTGCGGCCCCCTTCCCTCGGAAGCGCTGTCGGCGTCCATGGCTTCCTTCCTCGGAGATGCCGGGTGCTATTTCTACGACGCCATCTCGCCGATCGTGGACGCGTCCACTATCGACCGGGAGGAGGCATTCACCGCGGACCGGTACGGCGCGGGAGAAGGGGATTATCTGAACCTTCCGATGACTCGCGAGCGGTACGAGTCCTTCCTCGCCGAGCTGCTTGCCGCCCGCACGGTTCCAGCCAGGGAATTCGAGGAGGAGCGATACTTCGAGTCCTGCATGCCCCTCGAAACAATGGCGCGCCGCGGGCCGGAAACGCTGCTGTACGGACCGCTGCGGCCCGTGGGGCTCCGGGATCCCAGAACCGGAAGGACACCATACGCCGTGGTGCAGCTCCGCAAGGAAAACGCGGCGGGGACGATGCTCAATCTCGTGGGATTCCAGACCAGGCTGGCTTATCCCGAGCAGGAGAGGGTGTTCTCCATGATCCCCGGCCTTTCCCGGGCGAAATTCCTGCGGCACGGCTCCGTCCACCGGAACGCATTCATCGACGCTCCGCGCCATCTCCATCCATGGCTCGAGTGCAAAAAGCGGCCGGGGCTTTTCTTTGCGGGGCAGATTTCCGGAGTGGAAGGATACGTCGAGTCGATCGCCGCCGGTTTAGTCGCGGCGGTGTCCGCGGCGGAAAGGGCGGAAGGGCGCGATCCGGTGCCCTTTCCCGGTATCTCGATGACCGGTGCGCTCCTCCGGCATATCTCATCGCCCGGGGCGGGGGCGTTTCAGCCCATGAACGCCAACTTCGGATTGCTCCCCGAGCCTTCTCTGGGAAAGAAAAGGGAACGGAAGGCGAGGCAGGCCGAAGCGGCGCTCTCCGCAATCGCCGATTTCCGCAAGAGCTTCTTCAAATTTAACCCTTTGTGTGTTACATAA
- a CDS encoding tyrosine recombinase XerC has translation MGSAVRRFSQFLLSERNASDETVRAYLREVSGLRSFLRETAGKDPDDVWGGWRTVTAADLRRYFTASFAGRKSSTMARKISAVRSFFSFLMGQGEIGGNPAAELTAPRREMRLPDFLPVDEMMDLLRSLPRGGEREDRDAAIIELLYSSGLRVGELVSLRAEDVNLDERTVRVSGKGRKVRIVPVGEKAAGALKAYLDSSGRGYSAERGAPLFRNLRGGALTARSVARILEGALRRAASERHLSPHGLRHSFATHLLESGADLRAIQEMLGHASLSTTQRYARVNVSHLLRTYESAHPLSRVGRKP, from the coding sequence ATGGGATCCGCGGTTCGCCGGTTCTCGCAGTTTCTCCTGTCGGAGCGGAACGCTTCGGACGAAACGGTGCGCGCCTATCTGCGCGAAGTATCCGGGCTTCGGTCCTTTCTCCGGGAGACGGCGGGGAAGGATCCCGATGACGTGTGGGGCGGCTGGAGAACGGTGACCGCCGCGGACCTGCGCCGGTATTTCACCGCTTCTTTCGCCGGAAGGAAATCTTCCACGATGGCGCGGAAGATATCGGCCGTACGGTCGTTTTTCTCCTTTCTCATGGGACAGGGAGAAATCGGCGGGAACCCGGCGGCGGAACTCACCGCTCCCCGCAGGGAGATGCGGCTTCCCGATTTTCTGCCGGTGGACGAAATGATGGACCTGCTGCGTTCGCTTCCCCGGGGGGGCGAGCGGGAAGACCGCGATGCGGCGATCATCGAGCTTCTTTATTCTTCAGGTTTGCGGGTTGGTGAACTTGTCTCTCTTCGCGCGGAGGATGTGAACCTGGATGAAAGGACGGTCCGAGTGTCCGGAAAAGGGCGCAAAGTGCGGATAGTCCCCGTGGGCGAAAAAGCGGCCGGCGCGTTGAAGGCGTACCTTGATTCATCCGGCCGCGGGTATTCGGCGGAGCGCGGCGCGCCTCTCTTCCGGAACCTGCGCGGCGGAGCGCTGACCGCGCGGAGCGTAGCGCGGATCCTGGAGGGGGCGCTGCGAAGGGCGGCCTCGGAGAGGCACCTGTCGCCGCACGGCCTGAGGCATTCGTTCGCCACCCATCTGCTCGAATCGGGCGCAGACCTGAGGGCCATCCAGGAGATGCTTGGGCACGCGTCGCTCTCCACGACGCAGCGCTACGCGAGGGTCAACGTGAGCCACCTGCTGCGGACCTACGAATCCGCGCACCCGCTTTCGCGGGTAGGGAGGAAGCCTTGA
- the hslV gene encoding ATP-dependent protease subunit HslV has protein sequence MSGMRSTTIVAVSRDGKVAMAGDGQVTLGSTVLKHTARKIRRLHEDRVLAGFAGATADAITLFEKFEGKLSEFRGNLRRAAVELAKEWRTDRVLRRLDAIMVVTDGKELMLLSGSGDVVEPDDGVIGVGSGGPFALAAARAMLRHTGLTAMEIAREALRIASEICVYTNDNVTAEEISAP, from the coding sequence TTGAGCGGGATGCGCAGCACGACGATCGTGGCGGTTTCACGGGACGGGAAAGTGGCCATGGCGGGTGACGGCCAGGTGACGTTGGGAAGCACCGTCCTCAAGCACACCGCACGGAAGATCCGCCGCCTTCACGAGGACCGGGTGCTGGCCGGGTTCGCCGGGGCGACCGCGGACGCGATAACGCTGTTCGAGAAGTTCGAGGGAAAACTCTCGGAATTCCGGGGCAACCTCCGGAGGGCGGCGGTGGAACTGGCTAAAGAGTGGAGAACCGACAGGGTGCTTCGGCGGCTGGACGCGATAATGGTCGTGACTGACGGGAAAGAACTGATGCTTCTCTCGGGGAGCGGCGACGTGGTCGAGCCGGACGACGGAGTGATCGGCGTGGGTTCCGGCGGACCGTTCGCCCTGGCGGCGGCCCGTGCGATGCTCCGGCACACCGGGCTTACCGCCATGGAAATCGCACGGGAGGCGTTGCGCATCGCCTCGGAAATCTGCGTCTACACGAACGATAACGTGACCGCCGAGGAGATCTCTGCGCCATGA
- the hslU gene encoding ATP-dependent protease ATPase subunit HslU: MTPGAKEPWGGRPLIPKEIVAELSRHIIGQEKAKRAVAIALRNRWRRMQVSEELREEIAPKNIIMVGPTGVGKTEIARRLARLAQAPFLKVEASKFTEVGYVGRDVESIIRDLVEIAVHLVRIEEMGRVAEKARASAEERLLDILLPQRPAARAPGSQAPEAEPRPDESRERLRAMLKDGRLSEKTVEVDVRESAFPAIDLIGISGGGGMEGVEGNLQEMLGNLFPKKVRRKKMRVPEALSFLENEEAARMVDMDRVKQMAVERTEQAGIVFLDEIDKIAGRDSTAGPDVSRQGVQRDLLPIVEGSNVNTKHGMVRTDHILFIAAGAFHTAKPSDLIPELQGRFPIRVELETLTKEDFVRILTEPHGALTRQYSELLRTEGVRLSFAPDAVERIAEMACEVNERTENIGARRLYTIMEKLLEDLLFSAPEIGEREIVVRRKYVDEKLSGIVKDVDLSRYIL, from the coding sequence ATGACGCCCGGGGCGAAGGAGCCGTGGGGCGGCCGCCCGCTGATCCCGAAGGAGATCGTCGCGGAACTGTCGCGGCACATCATCGGACAGGAGAAGGCCAAGCGCGCGGTCGCGATCGCGTTGCGCAACCGATGGCGCCGGATGCAGGTGTCCGAGGAACTGAGGGAGGAGATCGCCCCGAAGAACATCATCATGGTCGGGCCGACGGGCGTGGGGAAGACCGAGATCGCACGGCGCCTTGCGAGGCTTGCGCAAGCACCGTTTCTCAAAGTGGAGGCGTCGAAGTTCACCGAAGTCGGGTACGTGGGCCGCGACGTGGAATCGATCATCCGCGACCTGGTGGAAATCGCGGTGCATCTTGTCCGGATCGAGGAAATGGGGAGGGTTGCGGAAAAGGCCCGGGCGAGCGCCGAGGAGCGGCTCCTCGACATTCTTCTTCCCCAAAGGCCTGCCGCCCGCGCTCCCGGGAGCCAGGCGCCGGAAGCCGAGCCCAGGCCGGACGAGTCCCGGGAACGCCTTCGGGCGATGCTCAAGGATGGAAGGCTTTCGGAAAAAACGGTGGAGGTGGATGTGAGGGAGAGCGCCTTTCCCGCCATCGATCTCATCGGGATCTCCGGAGGAGGCGGAATGGAAGGGGTGGAAGGCAACCTCCAGGAGATGCTGGGGAACCTCTTCCCCAAGAAGGTTCGCAGGAAGAAGATGCGCGTGCCGGAGGCGCTATCCTTCCTCGAAAACGAAGAGGCCGCCCGCATGGTGGACATGGACCGTGTGAAGCAGATGGCCGTCGAGCGGACGGAGCAGGCCGGCATCGTGTTTCTGGACGAAATAGACAAGATCGCGGGCAGGGATTCCACGGCGGGTCCGGATGTCTCGCGGCAGGGGGTGCAGAGGGACCTGCTCCCCATCGTCGAGGGGTCGAACGTTAACACGAAGCACGGGATGGTCCGGACGGACCACATCCTGTTCATAGCGGCCGGGGCTTTCCACACCGCGAAGCCGTCCGACCTGATCCCGGAACTGCAGGGAAGGTTCCCGATCCGCGTGGAGCTCGAAACGCTTACGAAGGAGGATTTCGTGCGGATACTCACGGAGCCGCACGGCGCCCTCACGCGGCAGTACTCGGAGCTTCTGCGGACCGAAGGCGTGCGCCTGTCGTTCGCACCGGACGCGGTGGAGCGGATCGCGGAAATGGCCTGCGAGGTGAACGAGCGTACGGAAAACATCGGGGCAAGGCGCCTCTACACGATCATGGAGAAGCTCCTGGAAGATCTCCTATTCTCGGCGCCCGAGATCGGGGAGCGGGAGATCGTCGTGCGCAGAAAATACGTCGACGAGAAACTGTCCGGAATCGTGAAGGACGTCGACCTGAGCCGGTACATACTGTGA
- the argB gene encoding acetylglutamate kinase codes for MKGYIQKAETLIEALPYIREFSGKTVVVKYGGAAMAGDDRMASFAEDVVLLQYVGIRPVVVHGGGPQIDRMLAMLSIPSERREGLRVTSPEAMEIVEMVLGGTVNKKIVALINRFGGKAVGLTGKDGGLIRARKHAAPGRDGNPLDLGMVGEVAGVNPDVLKGLERDGFVPVIAPIGVGEQGEAYNINGDTAAAEVAAAVRAEKFILLTDVPGVLDRKGERISTMTAEEATSSIRDGLITGGMIPKVECGLTALRKGVNKVHILDGRVPHSVLLEIFTDAGIGTEIVRAPG; via the coding sequence ATGAAGGGATATATCCAGAAGGCGGAGACGCTCATCGAGGCGCTGCCGTACATCCGGGAGTTCTCCGGGAAAACGGTGGTGGTCAAGTACGGCGGTGCGGCGATGGCGGGCGATGACCGTATGGCCTCGTTCGCCGAGGACGTCGTCCTCCTTCAATACGTGGGGATCCGGCCGGTCGTCGTTCACGGCGGGGGGCCGCAGATCGACCGGATGCTTGCGATGCTGTCCATCCCTTCCGAGCGCAGGGAGGGGCTTCGCGTGACCTCGCCCGAGGCGATGGAAATCGTCGAAATGGTGCTCGGGGGTACGGTGAACAAGAAGATCGTCGCACTCATAAACAGGTTCGGGGGGAAGGCGGTCGGCCTCACGGGGAAGGACGGAGGATTGATCAGGGCAAGGAAACACGCCGCCCCCGGCCGCGACGGCAACCCGCTCGACCTGGGGATGGTGGGGGAGGTCGCGGGGGTGAACCCCGATGTCCTGAAAGGATTGGAGCGGGACGGCTTCGTGCCGGTGATCGCGCCCATCGGCGTCGGGGAGCAGGGCGAGGCGTACAACATCAACGGGGATACCGCCGCCGCGGAAGTGGCGGCCGCTGTCCGCGCGGAGAAGTTCATCCTCCTCACGGACGTGCCCGGCGTCCTCGACCGCAAAGGTGAGCGCATCTCCACGATGACGGCCGAAGAGGCGACGTCCTCCATCCGGGATGGCTTGATCACCGGCGGGATGATACCGAAGGTGGAGTGCGGCCTCACCGCATTGCGGAAGGGCGTGAACAAGGTGCATATCCTCGACGGCCGGGTCCCTCACAGCGTGCTGCTCGAAATATTCACCGATGCGGGGATCGGCACCGAGATCGTCCGGGCGCCGGGGTAA
- a CDS encoding aspartate aminotransferase family protein yields MANYARFPVAFVRGEGARLFDADGREYLDFLGGIAVVLLGHAHPEVTRAVTDQARNLLHVSNLFHVPVQSEAAKLLSTAVRGGKVFFCNSGTEANEAAIKMARKWSADRGREGVHEFVVLEGSFHGRTYGGLSATGQPRFHKGFEPMLPGFVTVPFGDLGALEAALTDRTCAFMFEPIQGESGVRMHPPEYLQEAERICRERGVLLVADEIQTGLGRTGAMLACERFGVDPDIVTLAKGLANGLPLGAVVAREEVAAAFGPGAHGSTFGGNPVCCAAAKVVLEALKSPGFFEDVSRKGELFRKGLCELAARRTDIRAVRGMGLMLAIEMECETREIAQKCLENGLIVNATSGNVLRFLPPLTVNDGEIRQALSLLGASLPAGGRK; encoded by the coding sequence ATGGCGAATTACGCCAGGTTCCCGGTGGCCTTCGTGCGCGGCGAGGGAGCGAGACTCTTCGACGCCGACGGGCGCGAGTACCTCGACTTCCTGGGCGGCATCGCCGTCGTGCTGCTGGGGCACGCGCATCCGGAGGTCACGCGCGCCGTCACCGACCAGGCGCGAAACCTGCTTCACGTCTCCAACCTGTTCCATGTGCCGGTCCAGTCCGAGGCGGCGAAGCTGCTTTCGACGGCGGTCCGCGGAGGCAAGGTGTTCTTTTGCAACAGCGGCACGGAGGCGAACGAGGCGGCGATCAAGATGGCGAGGAAGTGGTCGGCGGACCGGGGCAGGGAAGGGGTTCACGAATTCGTCGTCCTCGAGGGTTCCTTCCACGGCAGGACCTACGGCGGCCTTTCCGCCACCGGACAGCCCAGGTTCCACAAGGGGTTCGAGCCGATGCTCCCGGGGTTCGTAACAGTGCCGTTCGGCGACCTCGGTGCGCTGGAAGCGGCGCTTACGGACCGGACGTGCGCTTTCATGTTCGAGCCCATACAGGGGGAGAGCGGAGTGCGAATGCATCCGCCGGAATATTTGCAGGAAGCGGAGAGGATCTGCCGGGAGCGGGGCGTTCTTCTCGTCGCTGACGAGATCCAGACGGGGCTCGGGCGGACGGGCGCCATGCTCGCCTGCGAGCGGTTCGGGGTCGATCCCGACATCGTCACCCTCGCGAAGGGGCTGGCCAACGGCCTCCCCCTGGGAGCCGTCGTGGCGCGCGAGGAGGTGGCTGCCGCGTTCGGCCCCGGCGCCCACGGGAGCACCTTCGGCGGAAATCCCGTGTGCTGCGCCGCGGCGAAGGTGGTCCTCGAGGCGTTGAAATCGCCCGGCTTCTTCGAGGATGTTTCACGCAAGGGGGAGCTGTTCCGGAAAGGGCTCTGCGAGCTGGCGGCGCGCAGGACGGATATCCGCGCCGTGCGGGGGATGGGGCTGATGCTCGCGATCGAAATGGAGTGCGAAACCAGGGAAATCGCGCAAAAGTGCCTCGAGAACGGTCTCATCGTGAACGCCACCTCCGGGAACGTGCTCCGTTTCCTGCCGCCGCTTACGGTCAACGACGGAGAGATCCGGCAGGCGCTGAGCCTGCTCGGGGCTTCGCTGCCCGCCGGGGGGCGGAAGTGA